A segment of the Elaeis guineensis isolate ETL-2024a chromosome 6, EG11, whole genome shotgun sequence genome:
CTTATTATCTTGTGGTGAGCCCTGCAGTTTCTCTTCAACAATTATTTTAAGGAACCAACCAAAAGATTTCATatctgggaaaaaaaaaaaaacttttcttgAAATTTCTTAGAGACAAACAACCAAAtgcatttaattttttgaaaaaaatccaaaaaattatggttaATGTTAACAAAGTACTTGTCTCCTGTGGCTCAGATGTACCATCTCTAAGCATTCTAACTTTTAATGGACATAAGAAAAGATACCCTTAACTTGTCATTAGGTAGTCAAAATTTACTTACAGTAATGAAGAAATGAcctcaaaatatattaaatattgataTTATGAATGAAATAACATGTATCTTCAAGTTTGGCCGGAACTGGTCAAAACCAAAAATTCTGGTTAATTTCTAAGCATTTCAAGGAGAAACTGATCTATCTAAGCCAAACTTCAATCCTTGATTTCTTCATTAGCTCTCTACTCTCAAGGCTTTTGTTCTAAGAACTATAAGGACAAGGTCCCTATCTCAGTATGGTTTCAACTTTCAACTTTCAACAAGTAGATAAACATGTCATTCTTTTGCCATAAACCAGTGGCATTAGCTAGAATTATTTGAATTAGATATATGTGCTTAGTCCTTGTACTTTCTAGGTTCCACCATGCAATTTCTATCTCAAATCTTCACTTCCACTAGCTTTGGTTTAGGGCTTTCCTAGAGATTTAGCTTTACTAggttttgatccttaaataactaCAATAGTTGTTATATGCTTGGGCACTTCTCAAGGTTCTTGGAACCTCTTCTTTGTTGCGCCTCCGATATGTCCAGAAATCCATTTGCAGTGGATAGGGTGCACATAGAGGCATAGGCATCCGATCCCGAACTCTATTCGACACCTGCATCTGGAGACATACATTTGGTTTTATCTTGCATAATGCAAGTTTAGATTTTAAAAGGCTATTACAGTGTGTTTTTTAGCCAATGAAAGTAGTAGAGATGATGGAAGCTGACTCCATTGAATCAGAGTGACCAGAGAAAGATGCAACTTAATGATCCCCATGAGACCATCTTCCAGACATGATATCATGTCATCAAGCTTGAACAATGTTACTGGTTTGGGACACATGATTGCTTTGAAATGGACAAAACCGCAAATGAAGGGAAAAATACAAAGTTCTTCTGCCATACATTTTGAGCTGAATAAATTGGGTCATATTGATTGATATGGAACCTTATTTTTCTATTTGGGCCACAGCATGTGACAGACATAACATTGTATGTACAACAGGTATCATGCCAGCCTATGACCATCATGGATACACCATGCCATACTTAAATCCTTGTGCATACGTAAGTTTCATGGATCACTTGAATGGAGTGTCGTCAAATGGCTGAGCTGTTTGTGATTATGCTCAAAATATGGCTTGACACTAGCTTGCTTCTAGTAAATGAGCCAAGTTTAAGCCTGAGTTCCTAGCTTGCATCGGGCAAGACCTTTCCAATCTGTGCAGATTAATCTCAGTTAAGGTTGAAAtaacatattaatttaactattatttatTAAGTAAAATCTAATTGTATAATTATTCTGATATATCAATATACTGTTAGTTATGAATAGAGAATTCCAATCACTAGATATCCGCCTAATGATCCAGATCTAGTAGGTGAGATATTAAAGACACATAGTCTTAAGCACTGGCTCATTTCACATGTCTTGATTTTTCCAATCACTTGAATGAAGGAAAGGGGCTTCAACCAAGGCAGCCCTTCTTATGAAGTGGGAGTGAAGATttcaaaagaaaatgaaaagttTATTCACATTCCTCATCTTTGGCTACTAAAATGAAAAAGCTATTCATATTCCTCATCTATGGCTACTAAGTACCTCTCCAATGGCTAAATGGATTGACCAAAAAAACTCCTTAAAAATTTTGCATTTGGAAAGCTCTAGTTTTCTTAGCCTTAGCATTCCTAAGTAGCACAATGCCATCACTCCCATCACCCTTGTTTCTCtcactctctcttctctctttcttcctcctccaagagtctGAGCCCTTGACCTTGTTTTGTTCCTAGTGGCCATGGAGACACTAGGAGAAACTGTCTGCCACTTCTCCATCTCATTATCATCTATGTCATAGCCTATAGATCTaatagcgagagagagagagagagaggggggggggggggaggaagGGAGAGAAGGGGTTGCTGTCTTTTCAGTTGCCATTTGCCAATACTTGAGCTCTAGTGATCCATGTTAGGACCAATCACCATCACCCATCACCTCCTTCCCATTTTCGTTCTCCAGCTCAACCTTACTAAGTGAGTAGATTTTAATGGGAAAAGAAAATGCAATTATTTAACACCTAATCAACCACTAGTTCGAAACAGTCATTCCAAGTTTTTCTTAAGCATTGCTCTTACGTAGTTGTCATGTCAAAGCTCTTCCCAGGTCTTCCTTAATCAACAGGTCATATTATGAGATGAAATTGGATCAGTCAATAAACAACAAGAGAACTACAAAAAATGGATTATGTTACACAAAACTTTTTTTCTCTTCAAAACTGGAAATCCAAAATTCAACTCCATTTTCTCCACCAAACCACTCCATTCAACACCATTGTACTGATGGAACTTTTCTTATATCAAAACCAACACCTAAAGAATGAGAGAAACTAATGCATAGTTATTGCAAAAAAGATTATCCTCtgttgaaacatacatgcatccGGACATGTACAACATAGCGCAGGCTGTAATAAAAACTTCTAAAAGAAAATACTAGGAATTCTCTACAAACTTAGGAATATATACAAATTCCACCACTAATAGTCAGTACCTTTCAAGACACTGTCTGCAGCAGCACTGCAGAAACTTCTGCTGACAAATACATCAACTAAATATGACAAATACTTCTGAAGCAAGCCAACCACAACCACTGATATCCTTCGAAGGCTAAGAATTACTGATTGCTTTATGAATCAAATGTATTTGGTGTGGCAAACATGCATGGGAGGtaggaaaaatgaaaaaaaaaaaaaaaaaaaagagtaattcTTTCTTTCATGATATAGGAGCCATCCAAGATGCAAGGTCATGCATGGTTTTGGATGAAAGAGACACATGATCCTCTTTCCTTTTCCAAGCCACACATACTAgtagttgcttttttttttttttctatttctctaAAATAGCAGCTTTAATTGGTGCAACCTCATACAATCGAGGAATGGTTTTGTATGATGTGACAAGCTAATGAAACCTTGGACAGTTGGACCCATAAATATGACACTTGATTGAACAACCAAGAGAAGGAACCCGATGAAGGAACAACATTAAACCACAAAGATTTAGGTAGTTAACAATTCATTTGATATTGTTTTACTAGCGCAGGATTTCATAGCCACATGATTTATTAATTAGGGCTAAAGACCAACAAATAATAATGTGTGTTGCAAAGTAGCTCTTGTTGCAATGACCCCATGCACATTGGATGCATTGATAATAATAAGATTGCAATTATCACATGCCAAAGCACACCATTATAAGCTCATCAACAGTTCCACCAACTAGCATGTATTACTGGTTTGATATTAATCATTTTTCCCAAAAATATGCCATGAATAAAATCAGTAATCAGCCTTTAATAAGTGTCATACTAAATCTCATGGACATAATCACAActggacaagaaaagaaaagccaAACCTTTTAACTAACCAAAAACTCATTATGAAATATTAATACTCAGTATTTGATTCCTTATAACATATCACAGCAACTCCAAGGATAAAGCATCAATCTTGAAAGTGGAATTACTCAAAGAACCAATTTGTCGGCAATGCTAGTTACTGCAGCCCAGGATAATAACGCACAGAACGAAGCTGAAAACACAAAAACATGTATACAAGATAAAATGTCCAACCTACCTCATCAATAACGAAGTCTGAAAGGCTTCAGGTAGATGCCATCAGTTACTTTCCTCTATGAAGCATACTGCGGCACCCTGGCTGCCATACTCGTGACCTGCGCCTGCACCTGTGCGGCCCGCACCTTGGCCAACATCGCTCGATGGAAGAACTGGTCCCTCGACAATGCCCTCACGCTCTTCAGATACATATCGAATGGGATCGACCCCTCTTGCACTGCCTTGTCCAGCGAGTAAATAGTGTCCTCCACCGCCAAATCCGCCGCTGTGCACTCAAGCATCTGCCTCGACAGCACATCCGCAGGCTCAAACGCATCATCCACATCGACATCCCCAACCCTCCGCCTCCTTCCTTCATTCTCCCTCACCCACCCCTCTAACACATCCGTATTCATCAGAATCAGCTGCAGCAGCTGCTCCAATCCCTCCTTCTCCTCCAACATCTCCCACAGCCCCCTGGAAAGCTCCTCCTCCCGCCGCCTCAACTCCGCCTGGGTACTGAACAACCCCTCCATCTCCGCCTCCCGCGCTCTCCGTAAACCCGCCATGTCGCCATGCACCATGTCGACAATCTTGTTGATCGCGTTGCGGCGGTAGACCTCGGCAGCGTCCTCAGTCGGCCTCCGcgccgccgccgcctgcggcgagGGTGGGAATCGCCCGCTGTAGGGCGACAAAGATGAGTAGTTCCGTGACGGCAACGACGAAGATGACGACGACGGAGGGGAAGGGGAAGGGGATGGGGAGGGGAAGGGATGATGGGAAGAGGAgggattagggttagggttagggttaggggtaGTGGGATTATTGGGGTTTTGGCGGGTGTAGAGCGGGGGATCGAGGCCGAAGAGGTGGGAGAGGGAGCGGACGAGGTCGACGAGGTTAGAGGAGGGGAAGACCCAGGAGCGAAGGTAGGGGACGAGGACGGAGCCGGAGCGGTCGACATGGGGGTGGCCCGGCTTGACAACCATGTCGCGGGTCGGTGTGAGGAACACGGCGGGTGGGGAGCGGGGGTAGGGCTCGAGGAGCCAGATCACGGCGGGAATATTGTAGACAGCGCCCTGGTACACGATGGGGATGGTGCCCTCCGCCTGGAGGAGGTTCACCGTGCGGCCGTCGTTGTGGGTGAACGCGGAGGCCTTCGGGTGGAGGGAGGGGAAGGACTCGGCCAGCGCCACCAGGTGCTGCCGGATCAGCCACTTCACGTCCTCCATGTACGGCAGCGCCGACGGCCCGCGCTGGGAGAGGACGGTGCTGAGGAACTGCTGGGCGTAATGGGCGCCCGGCGACGCCGGGACCACAGGCGGCGGCGGAGGAGCCATAGATCAGGAGCGACGTGTTTTAGCTTTTCTTGATTTCTTCTCTCGTTCGTCTTATTCTTATGGGCGGTGCCGTGGGCGCGTTTGAGAGACTGTGGCAAGAACCGAGTGGTGATGAGTAGGGTCCCGACGGACGCATGGGTCGCGGTCCGCTGTAGCCAAGTGAAAGTTTGCACGGCCAAATCCACGCGGTGAGATTTTAAAGCCTTTTGCTTCGTattagttcgataaagagagagagaaaaaaaataaaaataaaaatatgagatGACAATCGAGAGATcggatcatagatcagatcaaTATGggctacattaaaaaaaaattatcaattttaatttaatttatttattaaataaattaaaattttaaattcaatttatttaataaataaataattcaaattatttatttaatttatttattaaatagatcaaattaaattgaacgaattaaataaattaaatgaattaaataaattaaataaattttaaatggattaaacagattgGATTAAATGAGtgaaaaatagattaaataaattaaatagattaaataaattatctGATCCAAttcgatctaaatat
Coding sequences within it:
- the LOC105047319 gene encoding protein ELC-like, whose amino-acid sequence is MAPPPPPVVPASPGAHYAQQFLSTVLSQRGPSALPYMEDVKWLIRQHLVALAESFPSLHPKASAFTHNDGRTVNLLQAEGTIPIVYQGAVYNIPAVIWLLEPYPRSPPAVFLTPTRDMVVKPGHPHVDRSGSVLVPYLRSWVFPSSNLVDLVRSLSHLFGLDPPLYTRQNPNNPTTPNPNPNPNPSSSHHPFPSPSPSPSPPSSSSSSLPSRNYSSLSPYSGRFPPSPQAAAARRPTEDAAEVYRRNAINKIVDMVHGDMAGLRRAREAEMEGLFSTQAELRRREEELSRGLWEMLEEKEGLEQLLQLILMNTDVLEGWVRENEGRRRRVGDVDVDDAFEPADVLSRQMLECTAADLAVEDTIYSLDKAVQEGSIPFDMYLKSVRALSRDQFFHRAMLAKVRAAQVQAQVTSMAARVPQYAS